The DNA region TCAAATTATGTATCGCCAAAAACTACAGCGACTCGTCTTGTTACAGCTGTTACTAATGATGATTTTGTAACAGCAAAAAAAATCATTCCTAAGTATGTAGATGGTTCTACTATTTCAGAAGAAAGCTATATGTTGATGTTTAAACAGATGTCTAAAACAAAGGATATTAGCTTTTTATTGAACACCTCTAATTTTGAAACGAGAAAAACGAACAACTATCTAGCGCAAACAGTATTTTTGCCTAAAAAAAGGTATATTAATTTAGAAACTGGTAGCGATTATGAAAAGATTTCTGTTTTCCAAGACAGTAAGGAACTACAATTAAATAGCACTACACTAGGACCACTAATTCCATATGAATACACATTTGAATTTGAGGTTGACCATCCAACATTGGGGAAAATACTGAAAAAAGAAAAGGTATCATTGGAAACTGATAGGGATGTAGTTTTAACCGATAGAATGACATTTTTAAGTGATCAATCATTTCAAAAAAAATTAGTTACTGTTGTTTCTGATTTTTATCTTTCCTATAATGTCTGTATACGGAAAGGGCTAGATTTTAATTCACTTTCGTCAGCAAGTGAAAATCTAAGAAGTGAGTTAAATGAAATGATGAGCACAATACAGCCATATATTGTAAGTTATTCGCAAAGTTTTCAAACTGTTGTGATGGACAGTAAGAGTTTAAAAATTGATGAAAATCAGCAAACTGTCTATTTTGATATGTACATTGATCGAAAAATTTCTATTGAGTTAAAAAAGGAATGGAGCGATTCAAATACCTCTATTCAAGATGATAGTAAAAATGCAATAGTTGCGTTAACTTATGATAACTACAATAAAGAATGGCTTGTTTCAAAGCTTGATTTTGAAACATATGAGCAAAAACCAACTGATTGGGCTGAAGCACAACAGTTTAAATTAGAGAAACGTGATGAAGCAACGTGGGGGAATGTCCAAAAGGATAGTGTGATATAAATAGAATATATATTTATGGATCCCATAGTAGAAATAGGGGCAAGTTGTTCGCTATAATCTATTATAGATACACTTATTTTATAACTAAGAAAGGGAAGTGAGAAAATGAAAAAAATTAGTTTATTATTGTTAGGAGTATCATTTTCGCTGTCATTAATTGGTGGAACAACAACAGCTAAGGCTACAGAAAAAATTACAACAGAGCCCTATGGAGAAATACAGAGCGTAGATATTCTGTCAAGTAATGATTCAGAAATAAATGAAGCTTTTGTTCCAAAAGAGCGTGCTGCATTATCGGCAGGAGTTACTTATCGTACACATGTACAAGATATTGGTTGGCAAGGATGGAAAAGCAATGCACAAGTGTCTGGAACATCAGGTCAAAAAAAACGTTTGGAAGCCATTCAACTGAAAGTTCAAAATTCACCATACAGCGGAGATATTGAATACCGTACACATGTACAAGATATCGGGTGGCAAACTTGGAAGAAAAATGGTCAATCATCAGGAACATCAGGGCAGAAAAAACGCTTAGAGGCGATTCAAATTAAACTAACAGGTCAACTGGGCCAAGTATATGATGTATTTTATCGTGTTCACGCTCAAGAATTTGGTTGGATGGGTTGGGAAAAAGGTGGAATACCTTCAGGAACATCAAAATACTCTTATCGACTAGAAGCAATTGAAGTAAAATTAGTTCCTAAGAAAAGTTACACAAGAATCGATTACATGGGAAAAATGTCATATAGAGATAACAGAACATTCACGGGTGAGATTAACTATCAATCAGTAGGCGTTCCAAAATCAATGTTAAGTAACTCTTTGAAGTTATTTAAAGATGCTAAATCAATTAATGCTTACATTGAGCGAGAATTGAAAGATGTAAATAGAAAAGCAATTGCCTGTCAAACGTATGTAATTAAAAAAGGGCTTACAACAGTCGGATATACTGCAGAATTTTATTTCCCCTACTAGTAACAAAGAAGCTGGAGCACTATTTTAATAATTATGCCGTCCCTAAAGAGTCAGATTTGAAAATCTAACTTTTTGGGGGTCTTTTTGTATAACAAAACATAGATTTGAATTTAAGTTAAAAGTAATCAGCTAGTATTATAAACGACATTTTTTCAAAAGATTTGTCATGTATTATATTTTTTGACTGAAAATAAGGCTATATTTCTTTTATACTTAGTATTATATTGATACATATTTATGAAACTACTTCAAATATTAGCATTGCTTTAAAGTATAAGGGAAACCAACCTCTTTAACTTATAAAATTATCAAATAAAGAATTCTAAAGAGAATTAGATGTATTGATCATTGATGGATCAGATTTATCAGTAATAAAAGAGTTTCATAATGAGTTATTGATTAATAAAATAAAGGAGAATTTAAATGAACAAAACAATGTCACTACTTTCAATAGCCCTACTAGCTTTTACAGGAGCAGTTGGATCAAGTCATGTAGTGTTGGCTTCTGAAAAGACTAATATAGAGTATTATCCAATTGAGACAACTAACACCGACAATATTAAGAATGATCTGAAAGGAGTGAAAGAAGATTCTGAAGTGGAATCAAAAGAAGCTGAAATAGGAGATTTGAAATCGCAAGAGTTTGCAGATGAATCTATAAACAAAGAAGCTACAATTAGTTATGAAGAAGTTCCATCTACTACATCAATTGAGCAAGGTGCACTTATTGATGAATCTACGGCAATCAATAATAACGAAGAAATAACAGAAGAATTCTCTGAAACAGAGTCTGAAAGTACAATTATTTTTTCAGAAGTAGGGAGCATTCATTATGAGAAAGATGAAGCGACATCAACATTTATTAATAGCATTTGGGAGCAAGCTCAAAATATCGGGAAAGAATATGATTTGTTTGCATCTGTAATGATAGCACAAGCCATTTTAGAGTCGGGATCTGGAAGTAGTCAGTTAAGTCAGCAACCATACAATAATTTATTTGGAATTAAAGGGGATTTTGAAGGCCAATTTGTTGTTTTTCCAACGTATGAAGATGATGGTACAGGAAATTTATATCAAGTTGAATCAAATTTTAGACAATATCCCAGTATGAATGAAAGCATAACAGATTATGCACAACTATTAACGAATAATGAATTATATCAGAGTACACGAAAAAGTGTGGCTAATACCTATGATAATGCGACATTAGCATTAACAGGAACATATGCTACTGATGTCTTGTATAATCAAAAGTTGAATGGAATTATTGAAGCCTACAACCTTACTCAATATGATAATGCGGAAACGTCTGAGATACTAGGTAGTAGTAGTGATTTCAAACCATTTGATGGAGTGAATCACGATGTCTACAATAGCTATGCTTCAGGAAATTGTACACAATATGTGTATAATCGGATTACTCAATTAGGTGGGGACATTGATTTAACGATGGGAAATGGTCAAGATTGGGGAATTACTGGAAAGGAAAGAGGGTTTGAAGTAACTAATACTCCTAGAGCAGGTAGTGCAGTATCTTTTTCAGCAGGATTTTTGGGAGCAGATGAAGTCTATGGTCATGTAGCTTTTGTGGAACAGGTAAATGAGGATGGATCAATTAGTATATCTGAAATGAATGTTCTTGGTTTAGGGATTGTATCTACACGTATAATTCCAGTAGACTATGTAAGTATGTTAACTTATATTACGCCTAAATGAGAGAAGCTATATTGATCAAAAATAATTAGACCAAGCATTGTGAGCAGTTGCTTACATAGCTTGGTCTTTATGTTTGGTTGGATTAATTCTATATAAGTGGACTTCCATAGGCTATATTTTTATTGATTGCTCTGTACTATCTTTGGAATGATTTGATTAACGCCTCCTGATAGACATCTATTTTACTAGAAGCTTCCACATATGGAACTTCTCTACATACAGAAGTCACCATCCCTTCTTTTACCTCAAGTATGCCATATTCACCAGATATTTTAAAACCAATGTCTGCTATTTTTACAGAAGGAATTGCAAACCATAAATAATTCACGTGTTGATAGTATTGCTGGCTTTTGAAAGAGCGCTGCAATTACTCTTCAGAGAGTACGACTTCGATCGAATTCAAATTTAGTTGATGAGGTTCACTAGTGTGGTTTTCAAGTAATAAGAAGTCTATGGTTTGTACTCGATCACTTAGAGAGGAATAAAATGAAAAATTTGGTAAAAGTTTATATATCTTTTTTTGTGAAGTACTTGTAA from Enterococcus sp. 9D6_DIV0238 includes:
- a CDS encoding Ig domain-containing protein translates to MKKISLLLLGVSFSLSLIGGTTTAKATEKITTEPYGEIQSVDILSSNDSEINEAFVPKERAALSAGVTYRTHVQDIGWQGWKSNAQVSGTSGQKKRLEAIQLKVQNSPYSGDIEYRTHVQDIGWQTWKKNGQSSGTSGQKKRLEAIQIKLTGQLGQVYDVFYRVHAQEFGWMGWEKGGIPSGTSKYSYRLEAIEVKLVPKKSYTRIDYMGKMSYRDNRTFTGEINYQSVGVPKSMLSNSLKLFKDAKSINAYIERELKDVNRKAIACQTYVIKKGLTTVGYTAEFYFPY
- a CDS encoding glucosaminidase domain-containing protein; this translates as MNKTMSLLSIALLAFTGAVGSSHVVLASEKTNIEYYPIETTNTDNIKNDLKGVKEDSEVESKEAEIGDLKSQEFADESINKEATISYEEVPSTTSIEQGALIDESTAINNNEEITEEFSETESESTIIFSEVGSIHYEKDEATSTFINSIWEQAQNIGKEYDLFASVMIAQAILESGSGSSQLSQQPYNNLFGIKGDFEGQFVVFPTYEDDGTGNLYQVESNFRQYPSMNESITDYAQLLTNNELYQSTRKSVANTYDNATLALTGTYATDVLYNQKLNGIIEAYNLTQYDNAETSEILGSSSDFKPFDGVNHDVYNSYASGNCTQYVYNRITQLGGDIDLTMGNGQDWGITGKERGFEVTNTPRAGSAVSFSAGFLGADEVYGHVAFVEQVNEDGSISISEMNVLGLGIVSTRIIPVDYVSMLTYITPK